Proteins from a single region of Macrobrachium nipponense isolate FS-2020 chromosome 11, ASM1510439v2, whole genome shotgun sequence:
- the LOC135213235 gene encoding uncharacterized protein LOC135213235 yields the protein MATRAFIAAVVIGTLADVSHASYPDAQPQGGNQFSPFGGPGRNDLGFNGGAAKDPLEALAEAIPGGGVPGEDYPILASIPDTGFTCDGQLPGYYADVADEARCQVFHICQQDGRQDSFLCPNGTVFNQQFFVCDWWFNFDCSTAEQFFGLNADIGKVTSGTNGNGSGAPSASYGAPSESYSAPSETYGAPPRNGNRNGNRNGNGGNVNKPSALYQTPN from the exons ATGGCTACTCGCGCGTTTATTGCTGCTGTTGTCATAG GCACTCTAGCTGACGTTTCCCACGCCTCGTACCCGGACGCCCAACCCCAGGGTGGAAACCAGTTTTCGCCTTTCGGGGGTCCTGGTCGCAATGATTTGGGTTTCAATGGGGGAGCGGCCAAAGATCCCCTCGAAGCCTTGGCCGAAGCCATCCCCGGCGGAGGAGTCCCTGGGGAGGATTACCCAATTTTAGCCTCGATCCCCGACACGGGATTCACTTGCGACGGTCAGCTGCCGGGATACTATGCCGATGTTGCCGACGAAGCTCGTTGCCAG GTTTTCCACATCTGTCAACAAGACGGGAGGCAAGACTCGTTCCTTTGCCCCAACGGCACAGTCTTCAACCAACAGTTCTTCGTGTGCGACTGGTGGTTCAACTTCGACTGCTCCACCGCCGAGCAGTTCTTCGGGCTGAACGCTGACATCGGCAAAGTCACCTCTGGCACCAACGGCAACGGGAGCGGCGCCCCTTCGGCGTCGTACGGAGCCCCGTCCGAGTCGTACAGCGCCCCGTCTGAGACTTACGGAGCCCCTCCGAGGAACGGCAATAGAAACGGCAACAGAAACGGCAACGGTGGCAATGTCAACAAACCCTCGGCCCTTTACCAAACTCCTAATTGA